In Alkalihalobacillus sp. AL-G, the genomic stretch CCTACTATTTTCCATTGTATGAATTAGAATTTGCTAATTTGGCTATAACATTTAGTATAGGTCGATATGTTTTGCTTATAAGCGAAAACTTTTCAACCATTAGTTCAATAAATAGCATTAACATTACCGTAATTATCGTGCTACCTAATAAGGTTGTTTGCGAAAATACAATTGCAGTTAGTCCAAATAAACTTGCAATACCGTAGATAATAATAACGGTTTGTCTGTGACTGAAGCCATAGTCCAATAATTTATGGTGAAGATGACTTTTATCTGCATCCGTTATTGACTTGTTATTCACGATTCTTCTAACAATAGCAATAATGGTATCAGTTATTGGTACACCAAGAATAATAATCGGTATAATCAATGATACAGTGGTGATTTGTTTAAAGCCCATTAGAGCAATGTTAGATAAAATGAATCCTAAAAACAATGAGCCTGTATCACCCATAAATATTTTTGCAGGGTGAAAGTTAAAATATAGAAAGCCAACAACACTTCCAATTAAAGCCAACGAGATAAAAATAACCACTTCATTTCCCATAATAAGAGCCATTACAAAGATTGTAAAAGCACCGATTGCAGATACACCACTAGCTAGACCGTCTAAGCCATCGATTAAATTTATCGCATTTGTTACACCAATAATCCAAAGGAAGGTAACAGGGATACTGATCCAAATAGGAACACCTACCATCGTTCCATCAAATGGTACACTTAAATAATTAATATATAGGCCCGATCCAATCACAATTATTGCAGCAAGTGTTTGACCAAGAAGCTTTTGAAATGGTGACAACCCGTATTTATCGTCAAGAAATCCTGTAAGGCCGATTACTAATCCACCTAAAAGTATGCTTATTGGCAAATCATAAAACACTGAAGTAACCAAAAATGACATTGTAAAGGCTATAATGATCGATAGCCCTCCAATTCTTGGCATTGTTTTAGAATGAACTCTTCGTTCACCAGGTTTGTCAACAGCATTGATCTTGTGCGCAAATTTAATTACAACCGGGGTTATAACCCATGACATTCCTAATGATAAAATTATCGTTAACAACCCTAATAACATATAGGATATTTGCATTGTTGTCACCTCATAAAAATAAAGATAATACCCAAACTACATTTTAACAATTATTGTAAAGCCAGTCACGTGATTCTTCATATTCTTCGACAGCGAAAGTCATTATTCGGGTATCGTCCTT encodes the following:
- a CDS encoding glycosyltransferase family 4 protein, with the protein product MQISYMLLGLLTIILSLGMSWVITPVVIKFAHKINAVDKPGERRVHSKTMPRIGGLSIIIAFTMSFLVTSVFYDLPISILLGGLVIGLTGFLDDKYGLSPFQKLLGQTLAAIIVIGSGLYINYLSVPFDGTMVGVPIWISIPVTFLWIIGVTNAINLIDGLDGLASGVSAIGAFTIFVMALIMGNEVVIFISLALIGSVVGFLYFNFHPAKIFMGDTGSLFLGFILSNIALMGFKQITTVSLIIPIIILGVPITDTIIAIVRRIVNNKSITDADKSHLHHKLLDYGFSHRQTVIIIYGIASLFGLTAIVFSQTTLLGSTIITVMLMLFIELMVEKFSLISKTYRPILNVIAKLANSNSYNGK